The bacterium genome includes a region encoding these proteins:
- a CDS encoding diguanylate cyclase: MKILRFKEWSILPKIMFFSTAGAVFFLLITFTILNPFVKQQVLEQKKTGLKNNVDTVHSLLNYYFSLQASGAMTEAEAKKAAATAVKNMRYDGTSYFWINDMGARMIMHPIMPQYDGQDMANYTDPDGKKLFSEFVKIVTSTEMGFFYYSWPKPGSDIPQKKLSFVKGFDHWNWIIGTGVYLDDVERELGKLNIYLLTGGMLLSLVSIVTAGLIGRRLRSRLGDVSDGLKLISQGGIDSDSGARLDIGISDEIGELSHQFNELIDSMVTLSNFRKTIQEDESLQDVFYRMAEIFSALPGVEKVTIFDIQKSTNSMKVVYPVPFATEDLICNEAILDNCNLCKARRTGHLIDSKNFPKVCLEFLASDEKNHVCFPFNVGEGTIAIAQFIFSKNGHLPKTFNYKRSIGKAKQFIKESLPVIEAKRLTASLRESSLVDSLTGLNNRRYLQECYSHVCAGSLRRKKSIGILMCDIDYFKQVNDDHGHDAGDEILQQASKIIQDNVRKADLVFRFGGEEFLVMLIDVEPEDSVQVAEKIRTAFESREFVFGKGGKIRKTISIGVSEFPGDEETFWKVVKFADVALYSAKENGRNKAVRFLPSMWLQSQY, encoded by the coding sequence CCGGCCTTAAAAACAACGTGGACACCGTCCACTCGCTGCTCAACTATTACTTCTCGCTCCAGGCAAGCGGCGCGATGACCGAGGCGGAGGCGAAAAAAGCCGCCGCCACCGCGGTAAAAAACATGCGCTACGACGGCACCAGCTATTTCTGGATAAACGACATGGGCGCCAGAATGATCATGCACCCCATAATGCCTCAATACGACGGCCAGGACATGGCGAACTACACGGACCCTGACGGGAAAAAGCTCTTTTCCGAGTTCGTAAAAATAGTCACGTCCACCGAGATGGGCTTCTTCTACTACTCCTGGCCAAAGCCGGGGAGCGACATCCCGCAGAAAAAACTCAGTTTCGTCAAGGGCTTCGACCACTGGAACTGGATAATAGGCACCGGGGTCTACCTGGACGACGTTGAAAGAGAACTGGGAAAGCTCAATATTTATCTTCTGACCGGCGGAATGCTGCTCTCGCTGGTCAGCATTGTCACCGCCGGGCTCATAGGACGCCGCCTGCGCTCCAGGCTCGGCGACGTGTCGGACGGCCTAAAACTGATATCCCAGGGCGGCATAGATTCGGATTCCGGCGCGAGGCTGGACATCGGCATCTCCGACGAAATCGGCGAACTCTCTCACCAGTTCAACGAGCTCATCGATTCGATGGTTACCCTGTCCAATTTCAGGAAGACGATTCAGGAAGACGAATCCCTTCAGGACGTTTTCTACAGGATGGCCGAGATATTCTCGGCCCTTCCCGGCGTTGAGAAGGTGACTATCTTCGACATCCAGAAATCCACGAATTCGATGAAGGTCGTCTATCCCGTTCCCTTCGCCACGGAGGATCTTATCTGCAACGAGGCGATACTGGACAACTGCAACCTGTGCAAGGCCAGGCGCACCGGGCACCTTATCGATTCAAAGAACTTCCCGAAGGTCTGCCTCGAATTTCTGGCCAGCGACGAAAAAAACCACGTCTGCTTCCCCTTCAACGTCGGAGAGGGAACCATCGCCATCGCCCAGTTCATATTTTCAAAAAACGGCCACCTGCCGAAAACCTTTAACTACAAACGCAGCATCGGCAAGGCGAAGCAGTTCATCAAGGAATCCCTGCCGGTCATCGAGGCCAAGCGCCTCACGGCAAGCCTCCGGGAATCCTCCCTCGTGGATTCCCTAACCGGCCTCAACAACCGCCGGTACCTGCAGGAGTGCTACTCCCACGTGTGCGCAGGTTCGCTGCGGAGAAAGAAATCGATCGGCATACTTATGTGCGACATCGATTATTTCAAGCAGGTGAACGACGACCACGGACACGACGCCGGGGATGAGATACTGCAACAGGCGTCGAAAATCATACAGGACAACGTGCGCAAGGCCGATCTGGTCTTCCGCTTCGGGGGCGAAGAATTTCTCGTCATGCTTATCGACGTAGAGCCGGAGGATTCCGTACAGGTAGCCGAAAAAATCCGCACCGCCTTCGAGAGCAGGGAATTCGTCTTCGGCAAGGGCGGCAAGATCAGGAAAACCATCTCGATAGGCGTGAGCGAATTCCCCGGCGACGAGGAGACCTTCTGGAAGGTCGTGAAGTTCGCCGACGTGGCCCTCTACTCGGCCAAGGAAAACGGAAGAAACAAGGCCG